CTGGACGCCACCGGCCACGATGACGTCGCGATCCTGGCCTACTCGGCGAAGTACGCCTCGGCCTACTTCGGGCCGTTCCGGGAGGCCGTGGGCTCCACGCTCACCGGGGACCGGCGCGCCTACCAGCAGGATCCGGCCAACCGCCGCGAGGGCATGCGCGAGGTGATGCTCGACGTCGCCGAGGGGGCGGACATCGTTATGGTCAAGCCGGCCGGCCCCTACCTGGACGTGCTGGCCGACGTCGCCGCCGCCTCCCCGGTGCCGGTGGCCGCCTACCAGGTCAGCGGCGAGTACGCGATGGTGGAGGCGGCCGCGCAGCGCGGGTGGATCGACCGCGAGCGCGTCATCGCCGAGTCGGTGCTGGGCATCGTGCGGGCGGGCGCCGACATGGTTCTGACCTACTGGGCCCGGGAGATCGCCGAGAACTCGGCCCTGCACTGATACAAGAGCCACGGAGGGCAGGATCGTTCCGGTAGGTTGGGAATCAGTTCCGCCCGGTACGGCTCACCGGCCCGAACCGGCCCTGACCAGTTCATCGACAGGATCACCGTGACTCAGCAACCGCAGCCCGCCGGCCGGCCCTCCAGTGCCACCGCCTCCACCAACACCTCCCTGTTCGAGGCGGCTCGCGCCGTCATCCCCGGGGGCGTCGACTCCCCCGTGCGCGCCTTCGGCTCGGTGGGTGGCACGCCGCGGTTCATCGCCTCGACGAGCGGTGCCCACGTCACCGACGCCGAGGGCCGCAGCTACGTGGACCTGGTGGGCTCGTGGGGCCCGGCACTCCTGGGCCACGCCCATCCGGAGGTCGTCGCCACGGTCCAGGCCGCCGCCGCCCGCGGCCTGTCATTCGGTGCCCCCACCGCCACAGAGACGCTCCTGGCCGAGGAGGTGCGCCGCCGGGTGCCGGCCGCACAGAAGGTGCGCTTCGTGTCCACCGGCACCGAGGCGACGATGACGGCCGTGCGCCTGGCCCGCGGCGCCACGGGCCGCGACCTGGTGGTGAAGTTCGCCGGCTGCTACCACGGGCACAGTGACGGCCTGCTCGCGGCGGCCGGCTCGGGCCTGGCCACCGGCGGCCTGCCGGGCAGCGCCGGCGTACCCGCGGCGGTGGCCGCCCAGACCATCGTCCTGCCCTATAACGACGTCGCCGCCCTGGAGGCCTGCTTCGCCGAGCGCGGCGCCGAGATCGCCGCAGTCATCACCGAGGGCGCCCCGGCCAACATGGGGATCGTGCCACCGGCGCCCGGCTTCAACGCCGCGATCCGCCGCATCACCGCCGAGCACGGCGCGCTCATGATCCTCGATGAGGTCCTCACTGGCTTCCGCGTGGGCCCGGCCGGCTGGTGGGGCCTGGAGGCCGTCGACGGCTGGACCTCGGACCTGCCGGTCTTCGCCACCGCCGGCGCCGCTGCTTCTGAGCGCGCCGACGTCGCAGCCCCCTCCTGGCCGGGCGCCGAATGGCGCGAGCGCGCCACCTGGGTGCCGGACCTGGTGACCTTCGGGAAGGTCGTGGGCGGCGGGATGCCGCTGGCCGCCGTCGGCGGGCGCATGGAGGTCATGGACCTGCTGGCGCCGGACGGCCCCGTCTACCAGGCGGGCACGCTCTCGGGGAACCCGCTGGCCACGGCGGCCGGCCTGGCCACGCTCCAGCGGGCCGACGACGCCGTCTACGCCTCGGTGGCCGAGCATGCCCGGACCATCGGAGAGGTGGTCTCGGCGGCCCTGAACGAGCAGGGCGTGCCCCACCGCGTGCAGCGGGCGGGCTCGCTGTTCTCCTTCATGTTCGGGCAGCGGGCCGCCGAGCAGGGCGTGAGCGACTACGAGGCCGCTCGCGCCCAGGAGACCTGGCGCTACGGGCCCTTCTTCCACGCCTTCCTCGAGGCGGGGGTGGGCCTGCCGCCGTCGGTCTTCGAGGCCTGGTTCGTCTCGGCCGCGCACAGCGAGGCGGAGCTGGAGGCGATTGCGGCCGCGGCCCCGGCGGCCGCCCGCGCCGCCGCCCAGGCCCAGGCGAGCTGATCGCCCTCCGTGGATCTGGTCCGACGTCGGAGCCCAGAACTGCCCACACTGCACGAGGTTGGGGACCTACTGGCCAGGGGTTGTGCATACTGCACGAACCCCCGCACCGCGTGGAGTACACCCACCTGTCGGCCAGTGGAGCCCGACCCTCGTGCAGTGCGCCGCCTCAGGCGCACTGCGGACGGCGAGGCACGGCGGACCCCAGTCCCCTACGGCCGCCAGGGCGGCGGGGCGAGGGCGGCCTCGTAGGCGGCGACGTCGACGTCGGCGTTGAGGCTGATGACGATGCGCATCCGGGAGTCGGGGTGGGCCGCCAGCCAGCGGCCGATCGTCTCCAACGTCACCAGCGCGGCCTGCCGCTTGGGGTAGCCGAAGACGCCCGTGGACAGCGAGCACAGGCCGACGCTGCCCAGCCCCGCGGCGTGCGCGACGTTGAGGACGCTCGTGTAGCACGAGGACAGCAGGCGCCGATCATGCAGGGTCGGTTTGCGCCCGTCCTCGATGACGGGCCC
This region of Actinomyces oris genomic DNA includes:
- the hemL gene encoding glutamate-1-semialdehyde 2,1-aminomutase produces the protein MFEAARAVIPGGVDSPVRAFGSVGGTPRFIASTSGAHVTDAEGRSYVDLVGSWGPALLGHAHPEVVATVQAAAARGLSFGAPTATETLLAEEVRRRVPAAQKVRFVSTGTEATMTAVRLARGATGRDLVVKFAGCYHGHSDGLLAAAGSGLATGGLPGSAGVPAAVAAQTIVLPYNDVAALEACFAERGAEIAAVITEGAPANMGIVPPAPGFNAAIRRITAEHGALMILDEVLTGFRVGPAGWWGLEAVDGWTSDLPVFATAGAAASERADVAAPSWPGAEWRERATWVPDLVTFGKVVGGGMPLAAVGGRMEVMDLLAPDGPVYQAGTLSGNPLATAAGLATLQRADDAVYASVAEHARTIGEVVSAALNEQGVPHRVQRAGSLFSFMFGQRAAEQGVSDYEAARAQETWRYGPFFHAFLEAGVGLPPSVFEAWFVSAAHSEAELEAIAAAAPAAARAAAQAQAS